One genomic segment of Candidatus Fukatsuia endosymbiont of Tuberolachnus salignus includes these proteins:
- a CDS encoding integrase core domain-containing protein, translated as MICRRFHKTMKNECCDVMFRRKIYSSLKDMQQDIDKWLLFYDRKRSHSEVL; from the coding sequence ATGATTTGTAGGCGGTTTCATAAAACGATGAAAAATGAATGCTGTGACGTCATGTTTCGGCGTAAAATTTATTCATCACTGAAAGACATGCAGCAAGACATCGATAAATGGTTATTATTCTATGACAGAAAGCGATCACATTCAGAAGTATTGTAA